In Pirellulales bacterium, a genomic segment contains:
- a CDS encoding organic solvent tolerance protein OstA codes for MGRILATLVTVFALFVVAARAQSTVQVDLPPPDPAASIRIDADQADHWQQGVHEVWVLHGHCSVAQGELRASGNEAVLWIKRDQDDDSPEPANRVIAYFSGDVVVGSGATSQTVGGKPTNGIVDKTWFGEFQSTGPVAIGVTNPGGEPLIKPAIYRRALARRNGTDDSQVKQAQYMPGGFSTTVPGASTGPSAGGILVAQAPAGPGAPPAGPPLPGSPEPGLRRIQFFPRSRVPYDARIETDPQRNETVVQMRQGVNVIIDNLPNFGALDISADNIVLWTTGAASTTGETLQPENVPLEIYMEGNIVFRQGEREIYAQRMYYDVRNQVGTVLAAEILSPVPKFAGKMKLKADILQQTGPNRFMATNAYFTSSRLALPGYRLQAKSIFFEDNPVPVVDPVTKQPQIDPQTGEAVMQHDRVATSRNNFIFIENVPVFYWPLMKNDVEQSNFYIRQARFKSDHIFGQQFLIDWDTYQVLGLKRLPGTDWTFSTDYFTARGPALGTAYRWRGSELFGLQGPYNGFLDAWGIHDHGLDTLGSDRMNLLPEPDRTNRYKVLARHRQYLENNFQLTGEFGLISDRNFLEQYFEREWDQAKDYDTDLMLKQYRGNSTWDIMGSARVNDWFTQTQWLPRLDHYWIGQDLLDDRLTWYEHSSLGYANMLIAARPTDPQEEAKFNWLPWEANVHGGRYFTTQELDFPFDVGPVNVVPYALGQLAHWDETLQGVPNFREPAGAMNRAYGQFGVRATMPFWNVDPTIQSTLFNVNGLAHKAIVDVDAYWAGATQDFQNLPLYDPIDDDNIEAFNRRFATNTFNANVVPPQWDPRFYALRYGLASSVTSQSPEIAGDLSVIRLGLKQRWQTKRGLPGNQHIIDLVSFNLSTALFPQANRDDFGQVAGLTQYDFTWHVGDRVTLLSDGIFDFFGGGQHIATIGGFINRPPRASVYLGFRSINGPNVPNAFTPVDSEVLIASYSYRMSEKWISSAGGTIDVAHNGNIGEQFMLTRVGESFLMSIGGNVDASKKNYGLSVMIEPRFMPRTTLGRVGGAQIPIAGANGLE; via the coding sequence TTGGGGCGGATTCTCGCGACGCTTGTCACGGTCTTCGCGCTGTTCGTCGTGGCGGCACGCGCTCAAAGCACCGTGCAAGTCGATCTGCCGCCTCCTGATCCGGCGGCCTCGATTCGCATCGATGCCGATCAGGCCGATCATTGGCAGCAAGGCGTTCACGAAGTATGGGTGCTGCACGGACATTGCTCGGTCGCGCAGGGAGAACTGCGCGCTTCGGGCAACGAGGCCGTGCTGTGGATCAAACGAGACCAGGACGACGACTCGCCCGAGCCCGCGAATCGGGTCATCGCGTACTTCAGCGGCGACGTGGTCGTCGGATCGGGCGCGACATCGCAAACCGTGGGCGGAAAGCCCACGAACGGCATCGTCGACAAGACATGGTTCGGTGAATTTCAATCGACCGGGCCCGTGGCAATCGGTGTTACGAACCCGGGTGGCGAGCCGCTGATCAAGCCAGCGATTTATCGCCGAGCGCTCGCGCGACGCAACGGCACCGATGATTCGCAAGTGAAGCAGGCCCAGTACATGCCGGGCGGATTCAGCACGACCGTACCCGGTGCTTCGACGGGACCGTCGGCTGGCGGCATTCTCGTCGCGCAGGCTCCTGCCGGACCGGGAGCTCCTCCGGCCGGGCCGCCGCTGCCGGGCTCGCCCGAGCCAGGGCTGCGACGCATCCAGTTCTTCCCGCGCAGCCGTGTGCCTTACGACGCGCGGATCGAGACGGATCCGCAGCGGAACGAGACCGTGGTGCAGATGCGGCAGGGGGTGAACGTGATCATCGACAACCTGCCGAACTTCGGCGCGCTCGATATTTCGGCCGACAACATCGTGCTGTGGACGACCGGCGCCGCCTCGACCACGGGCGAGACCCTCCAGCCGGAAAACGTGCCGCTGGAAATCTACATGGAAGGCAACATCGTCTTCCGCCAGGGCGAGCGCGAAATCTACGCCCAACGCATGTACTACGACGTGCGCAACCAGGTGGGCACGGTGCTGGCGGCCGAGATCCTTTCGCCGGTGCCGAAGTTCGCGGGCAAGATGAAGCTGAAGGCCGACATCTTGCAGCAGACCGGCCCCAATCGCTTCATGGCCACCAACGCCTACTTCACCAGCAGCCGGCTGGCCTTGCCGGGCTATCGGCTGCAAGCGAAGAGCATCTTCTTCGAAGACAACCCCGTGCCCGTCGTCGATCCGGTCACCAAGCAACCGCAGATCGATCCGCAGACCGGCGAAGCGGTGATGCAGCACGATCGGGTGGCGACCAGCCGCAACAACTTCATCTTCATCGAGAACGTGCCGGTCTTTTATTGGCCGTTGATGAAGAACGACGTCGAGCAATCGAACTTCTACATCCGGCAGGCGCGCTTCAAGAGCGACCACATCTTCGGTCAGCAATTCCTGATCGATTGGGACACCTACCAGGTGTTGGGCCTGAAGCGCCTGCCCGGCACCGACTGGACGTTCAGCACCGACTACTTCACGGCCCGCGGCCCGGCGTTGGGCACCGCGTATCGTTGGCGCGGTTCGGAGCTGTTTGGTTTGCAAGGGCCGTACAACGGCTTCCTCGATGCCTGGGGCATTCACGATCACGGTCTCGATACTTTGGGCAGCGACCGTATGAACCTGCTGCCCGAGCCGGATCGGACGAACCGCTACAAGGTGCTGGCGCGTCATCGCCAATACCTGGAAAACAATTTCCAACTCACTGGCGAATTCGGGCTGATCTCGGACCGCAACTTCCTCGAACAGTATTTCGAGCGCGAATGGGATCAGGCGAAGGATTATGACACCGACCTGATGCTCAAACAGTACCGCGGCAACTCGACGTGGGACATCATGGGTAGCGCCCGCGTCAACGACTGGTTCACGCAGACGCAGTGGCTTCCGCGGCTGGATCATTATTGGATCGGGCAGGACTTGCTCGACGATCGGCTCACCTGGTACGAGCATTCCAGCTTGGGTTACGCGAACATGTTGATCGCGGCCCGGCCGACTGATCCTCAGGAAGAGGCCAAGTTCAACTGGCTGCCGTGGGAAGCCAATGTGCATGGCGGTCGCTACTTCACCACGCAGGAGCTTGATTTCCCCTTCGATGTCGGTCCGGTGAACGTGGTGCCGTATGCCCTGGGGCAGTTGGCCCACTGGGACGAGACACTGCAAGGCGTGCCGAACTTCCGCGAGCCGGCCGGTGCGATGAACCGCGCGTACGGTCAGTTCGGCGTGCGCGCAACGATGCCGTTCTGGAACGTGGATCCAACGATCCAGAGCACGCTGTTCAACGTCAACGGGCTGGCGCATAAGGCGATCGTCGACGTCGACGCCTACTGGGCAGGTGCCACGCAGGATTTCCAGAACCTACCGCTCTACGACCCGATCGACGACGATAATATCGAGGCCTTCAACCGGCGCTTTGCCACGAACACGTTCAATGCGAACGTCGTACCGCCGCAATGGGATCCGCGCTTCTATGCATTGCGGTACGGCCTGGCGAGCTCCGTCACGTCGCAATCGCCGGAAATTGCCGGCGATCTCAGCGTGATCCGACTCGGACTCAAGCAGCGCTGGCAGACCAAGCGCGGGCTGCCCGGCAATCAGCACATCATCGATCTCGTCTCGTTTAACCTGTCGACGGCGCTGTTCCCGCAAGCCAACCGCGACGACTTCGGCCAGGTGGCCGGTCTGACGCAGTACGATTTCACGTGGCACGTCGGCGACCGCGTGACGCTGTTGTCAGACGGTATTTTCGATTTCTTCGGCGGCGGGCAGCATATTGCCACCATCGGCGGGTTCATCAATCGCCCGCCGCGGGCCAGCGTTTATCTCGGTTTCCGCTCGATCAACGGCCCCAACGTGCCCAATGCCTTCACCCCGGTCGATAGCGAGGTGCTGATCGCGTCGTATAGTTATCGCATGAGCGAGAAATGGATTTCGTCGGCGGGCGGCACGATTGACGTGGCCCACAACGGTAATATCGGCGAGCAATTCATGCTCACGCGTGTGGGCGAATCGTTCCTGATGAGCATCGGCGGCAACGTCGACGCCAGCAAGAAGAACTACGGCTTGAGCGTGATGATCGAGCCGCGGTTCATGCCGCGCACCACGCTGGGCCGCGTGGGCGGGGCGCAAATCCCGATCGCAGGAGCGAACGGGCTTGAATAG